The Dehalococcoides mccartyi CG5 genome contains the following window.
AACAGACCCGCCTGCCTGAAGATACAATATTTATCCTTTTTGCCAAGGCGTATATGCTAAAATATATTTGCACTATTTGCCAGAGGTTTTTATAAATGGTCTATTTCATCCGCCCTATAAAAGACGAAGATATACCTGAACTCAATCAGATTGATAGGGAAGCCTTTCCTACCATGTGGCCAGCCACCAATTTTAAGCGTGAAATGGAAAACATCATGGCTCATTACATGGTGCTGGTTGATGGAGATTCCTCTAACCAAGCTGGGCCTAAAACCAATATAAATATTTGGAAGTGGCTTTGGAATTGCATATACCATGACAGCACTATTCTTCAGCCGGTTGCAGACCACCCGAAGGTAATCGGTTACGGTGCTATATGGGTCATGGCCGGTTCTGCCCATTTGGTCAGTGTGGCAGTACGGGAGGCATATCGCCGTAAAGGATTTGGAGAATTGCTTTTGATAAGCTCTCTGAAAGAAGCTATTAAACACAAATGCTTTGAAATGACACTGGAGGTCAGGGTTTCAAATATTGTAGCTCAAAATCTGTATTTGAAATATGGGTTTGCCATAAAGGGTATACGGAAAAAATACTATCTGGATAACCACGAAGATGCTCTTATCATGACTTTAGATAGCATTGACAGCCCTGATTTTCCGGCCAAATTGAAAGGATACAAAAACAGCCACACCCGGAAATGGAAAACCACACCGGGAATGGCCGAACTGGCTTCATAAATTTATTAAGGGGTAGTTACTCTTCGTCTCCGCCCCGTGACTTGCGTTTTAAATCGCCCAGAGACTTCAGCCGTTCAAATTCCATTTCGTCTATGGGTTCGCAGAGTTTGACCGCACCCCGTTCAATGAGTATTTTATAAAGTTTGCGGCATTTCCAGCATTTATAAGGTCCTTCGTATACCTCGTCAGCCAATGAAAAACTGCCAATTACGCCACAATCAGGGCAGGGGATTTTTGCCATCATCTTGCAGGTACTTCCTTTCACAGACTTGTGTTTATAGCGTAATAGTTTAGCCTTTAGGGCAAAACTATTCAAGCAGGTTTACCTTGGAAAATAGGGCGTTGGCCAGCATTCCGGCGGCCAGAGGCATCAAGGCGGTTACCGCCAGCCGTATCAGGGCAAATTTCCAGCCCAGCATGCCAATTTCAAGGGGCAGACGGTTTACCGCCAGCAGTGACCAACCGGTCATGAAAGCTACCATAGTACCAGCTCCAGCACCACCGCCCAGCAATCCGGCGGCAATAGGCATACAGCTATAAGGCCCGCCCGGCATCAGCCCGCCAACAGCCGTACCGATAAGTACGCCCTTGAAACCTGATTCCTGACCCAGCCACTGGCTGACGGTCTCTTCGGGTATGATAACCCTAAGCATACCGGCAATAACAAAGGCCAGTACCATCATGGGTAATACCTGAATAAATATATCCCAGGCGGCTTTAAATCCCTCTACGTGGGCGCCGTTTTTGTTGTAAGCAATAATGCTAACCACCACTGCTATAACTGCCAGAATCAGGGTGGGGATTATCATGGAAGGTCTTGAGCCTCTCTCGCAACTGTTACTTGCCATATTCCTTATACCAATATATCCTAAAGTCTTATTTTTTTAAAGTTTGTTTTTCAAGTAGCAGGCAAATATTCCGGGCGAAATATTTTGGTCCGCGGTGGCTTTTTTCGCCTGACGAACTGACTACCCTGAAGCCGGCTTTTTTGACCAGTGCTTCAATCTCCCAGCAGGTATACAGGCGATAATAACGTTTGAGTATTTGGTCTGGGCTTTTCCATGGCACCAGAGTCTCTCGCCCCTTAAACCAAAAGCGGGGCTGGAGGCGGTTCCAGACTGTCAGAAATATTTGACCATCGTCTTTCAATACCCTTCCGAATTCCTGCAGGACTTTTAGTTGGGAATCCTGCCCTTTCAGGTGGTGAAAACTGGCTACGGCAATCAGCCAGTCAAACTCGGCATCTTCAAA
Protein-coding sequences here:
- a CDS encoding class I SAM-dependent methyltransferase translates to MNEQNFTSQSQVFDRIAAGWYSFRHRSIFSRELSALAAKWQTGKLLNAGCGCGADFIPFKDSFELYGIDFSAEMINQAGKYARKHGFKPNLAVADMQNLPFEDAEFDWLIAVASFHHLKGQDSQLKVLQEFGRVLKDDGQIFLTVWNRLQPRFWFKGRETLVPWKSPDQILKRYYRLYTCWEIEALVKKAGFRVVSSSGEKSHRGPKYFARNICLLLEKQTLKK
- the rimI gene encoding ribosomal protein S18-alanine N-acetyltransferase; protein product: MVYFIRPIKDEDIPELNQIDREAFPTMWPATNFKREMENIMAHYMVLVDGDSSNQAGPKTNINIWKWLWNCIYHDSTILQPVADHPKVIGYGAIWVMAGSAHLVSVAVREAYRRKGFGELLLISSLKEAIKHKCFEMTLEVRVSNIVAQNLYLKYGFAIKGIRKKYYLDNHEDALIMTLDSIDSPDFPAKLKGYKNSHTRKWKTTPGMAELAS
- a CDS encoding permease, whose product is MASNSCERGSRPSMIIPTLILAVIAVVVSIIAYNKNGAHVEGFKAAWDIFIQVLPMMVLAFVIAGMLRVIIPEETVSQWLGQESGFKGVLIGTAVGGLMPGGPYSCMPIAAGLLGGGAGAGTMVAFMTGWSLLAVNRLPLEIGMLGWKFALIRLAVTALMPLAAGMLANALFSKVNLLE